One Streptomyces umbrinus genomic window, AACGGCTGCCTGACGGCTTCCAGCTCGCCCTCCACCATGAGAAGGATTTCCTGGCCACCAAGGTGGCGTACCACCTCGGGCTGACCGGCCCCGTCTTCAGCGCTCAGACAGCCTGCTCCAGCTCTCTGGTCGCCGTGCACCTCGCCGCCGGTCTGCTCCGGCAGGGCGAAGCCGACGTGATGCTCGCCGGAGGAGTACTCATCGACCCCGGGCTGACCGGCGGCTACCGTTACCGCCCGCAGCACATCTTCTCCGCGGACGGCGACTGCCGGCCCTTCAGCGACGACGCCACCGGCACGGTCGGCGCGAGCGGCGTCGGAGTCGTGGTCCTCAAGACGCTGCGGCGGGCACGGCGCGACGGCGACACCGTCTACGCACTCATCACAGGCTCCGCCATCAACAACGACGGTGCGGCGAAGATGAGTTACACCGCGCCGTCCCTCGCCGGGCAGCGGGAGGTGATCCGCACCGCCCTGTCCCGCGCCGGACGGGCGGGCGCCGACCTCGGCTATGTGGAGGCACACGGCACCGGCACCCGGCTGGGCGACCCGATCGAAGTGGGCGCGCTTCGGCAGGCGTTCGACGTGAGTGAGTCCGGCCGCTGCGCTCTGAGCTCCGTCAAGAGCCAGCTCGGCCACATGGGAGCGGCCGCCGGTGTGGTGGGCCTCGTACGCGCGGTCCTCGCCGTGCACCACGGGACACTCCCGCCCAACCTCAACTTCCGTGCCTTCAACCCCGAGATCGGCCCCGATCCCGCTCCCTTCTATGTTCCGGCCGAGGCCACGCCCTGGCCCGAGGGACGCGAACGGGTGGCCGCGGTCAGCAGCTTCGGCATCGGCGGTACCAACGCCCACGTCATCGTGGAGCAGGACACCGCGCCCGGACCTGTGGCGACCCACGAGGTACCCGAGTGCCTGGTGCTGTCGGCCTCGAACACGGACGCCCTCGCCGCCGAGGCCGAGCGGATCGCCGACTACCTCCAACTCCACCCGGAGCGTTACGGGTTCGTGCTGCGTCATCTCCAGGCCGGGCGCGTCGCTCGCCGCCTGCGGACCGCTGCCCCCGCGACGGACGTCGCCGCGGCCGAGCGCTGGCTGCGCGCGGTGGCCGCGGGAGCGGTGCCGCCCGGTACCGCGGACCCGGACGCCACAACGGTCTCCGCGGCCGGTCGCACGGCCCACGACCTCGCCGAGGACTGGGCCGCCGGACGCCCGGTCGACTGGGGGGCGGGCTCCGCTCCGGCGCCCTGGGACTTCCCTCCCCCGTCCTTCTCCCTCACGGAACACGACTTCGACCGGCTGCCCGAGAAGCCTCGCGAGGTCCCGGCCGCCACACCCCGGCGGCTTCCCCGGGAGAACTGGCTGCACCAGCCGCACTGGGTCCGGCTGCGCCGTGCCGCCGTCGCGGACACCAGCGTGCCGGCCGGCCGCGCGTCCACCGTGGTCGTCGTAGCCTCCGAGAACACTCCGCGGACAGCGCTCACGCCCTTCGACGCGGTGGCGTCGCGAGTGATACGGGTGCACCCGGCCGGCGCCTTCGCCCGCAGAGGACCGAACGCCTACGACGCGGACCCCGCCGACCCGGCGTCTCTGCGCCGGCTGCTCGACGCGCTGTCCGAGGACGGTGTCCCAGCCTCTGCCGACACGGAGTGGGTGCACACCCTGCCCCTCGACGTGACGGGGCCGGTCGGTCCCGGCACCCTGGAACACGCCCGTCACACCTGTCTGGACAGCACTGCGGCCCTGGCCCAGGCACTGACCGGGCGAAACGGCTCCCCCCGTGTGTGGTGGCTGTCGTACGGCGCCCGGCCCGTGACAGGCACGGTGGACAGACCTGAGCTGGCGCTCCTCGCCGGGCCGGTCGAGGTCGCCCATCAGGAGTCCGCCCTGAACGGACACTGGCTCGACCTCCCCGACGGCGACCTCACCCGCTGGGCCGGACACGTGGCCTCGGTCATCGCCGGAACACGTGAAACCGGTCATCCCGACGGACCGGATCTACCGCGCCAGCTCGCGCTGCGGCAGGGTTACTGGTGGCGGCCGGGCACCATACCCGTACCGGAACCGGAGGGGACACAGTCCCTCGTACCGGCCGGAGCGGACACCGTCCACCTGGTGCTCGGCGGCACGGGCGGCATAGGCCGCGCCATCGCCGCCTGGCTGCTCGAACACACCCGCGGTCGCGTCCTGCTGCTGTCGAGAAACCCGCGGCTGCCGGAGGAGTTGAACGGATGGGCCCACCGCATCGGCCTCGTCCCGGCGGATCTCGCGACCATGCCCGTCCACGATGTGGCGGCGGCCGTCGCCGACCACACGTCACGGCTGGACGGCGTCATCCACGCGGCCGGTCTCGGACACGGCGGGCTGCTCGTACGACGTGACGCCACCGCGATGCGTGACGCCGCCGCGGTCCGCGAGAGGGGCGCACTCCTCGTCGAGCACCTGATCGGAGCCCTCCGCCCGGAGATCGCGGTCTACTGCTCCTCGATGTCCGCCTTGCTCGGCGGTGTCGGCCACAGCGACTACGCGGCCGGCGCGGGCCTCCTCGACGGCTTCGCCCACCACCGGGCCACCGAGACCGAGACGACCGTCCGGATCGGCATCGACTGGGACATCTGGAGCGAGACCGGAATGGCGACCCGGGTCCTGAACCCGGACAGCCGCCATCAGGCCCACCTCGCGGTAGGCCTGACCGTCGAGGAGGGCAAAGCGGTCTTCGCGCATGCCCTGGCCCTGCAACTGCCTCAACTCCTCGTGTCCACAACCGACATCGATGTCTCCCGGGCCTTCTACGCTCCGACCGGGATCGTGGCCCCGTCCTCGCGTTCCGGACCGGCGCACCCGACGGACGGAGAGGAGGAAGCCCTCGTCATAGGCTCCGACGCCAGCGGTTCCGGAGAGCGGGCGGTGACCATGGCCCGGGTGATCCAGGATCTGCTGGGCCTGGAGGAACTGGACCCCGAGGACTCCCTCTACGACCTGGGCGCCGACTCGCTGACCCTGATCAGCCTGATCGCCCGGATCGAGGACGACTACGGCATCGAGTTCGACCTGGCCTCCTTCAGCCACCGCGTCAGCCTCACGGAGATCCTGAAACACATCGAGGCGGCCCTCACCTCCGCCGAGCCCACCACCGAGGCGGCCGGGGGCACCTCCCGGGTCGTCCTCGACATCTGGCAGAAGGGAACCGGTTCGGCCGTCCTGTGCCTGGTGCACCCCGTGGGCGGAGACATCCAGGCCTACCGCTCCCTGGTGGCAGCGCTCGGCCCCGCGCCGACGGTGTGCCTCATCGCCGACCCGGCACTCCGCGACACCGGGATGCCCGCGTGGTCACTGACCGAGCGGGCCCATCACTACGACGCGGAGCTACGTGAGCGCTTCGGCGGACCGGACCACCGGCTTCACCTGGCCGGATGGTCCTACGGCGCCCGTGTGGCGATGGAGATGGCGGGCCTCGCCGAGTCGGCCGGCCGGCCACTGGAGGCGCTCTACCTTCTGGATCCGCCACCGCCCGAGGCGCAGGCACTGGTCGCCGCCTACGACGAGGCTCACCTGGAAAGGGTGTTCGCCGCCGAACTCGGCGTCGGCGCCTCCTCGTTGTCGGCCGAGCACGCACAGGCGTACGCCGAGAGGCTGGCCGGCTGCTGCCGCGCGAACCTGCGCAGCCTCGGGGAACATCACGTACGGCCACTCGTCGCCGTCCCCACCTATCTGTGGCTGGCCGAACACCCCACGGCGGGCATGCCCGCCCCCGCAGACCCTCAGGAGCCGGACCGGCAGTGGAACAGCTGCCTGCCTCCGTCCGCCGTACGCAGGTATCTGCCCACGGACCACTACGGCATCGTCGCGGCACCCCACGTGGACACGGTGGCCGAGACCATCAGGGCGACGCTGGCGTCCCCGGGTACCGGTGCCCGCGGAACCGCTGACCTGTAAACCCCACCCCGCCCCTGGAGGTTGACATGGAGTCATACGAACTCGAAGCGCTGGAAGCAGTGACCACTCGTCCCGCGTACCCCTACCGCACGCTCACCGTCGAGCGGATCACTCCCGTTCTGGGAGCGGAAGTCTCAGGCGTCGACCTGTCACAGGAGATCCCGGCAGAGCAACTGGAAGAGATCCGGGCCGCCTTCCGCGACCACCACGTCCTCGTCTTCCGCGATCAGACGATCACCGCCGAGCATCACAGGCGCTTCGCCGCCGCCTTCGGCGAACTGCGCCCCGTCAACCCGCCGCCGCCCGAGGGCGATCCCTACATCCTGGAGATCCGCACGACGTCGGCCGCGGCGAACGTGGCGGGCAACGGCTGGCACGCGGACGGCACCGCCGACGCCGAACCGTCCCTGGGGTCGATGCTCTACATCACCGAGACCCCCGAGCCGGGATGCGGCGGGGACACCCTCTTCGCCAACATGCACCTCGCCTACGACATGCTCTCACCGGCGATGCGCACCCATCTGGACCCGCTGACCGCGATACACGACGGCGCGCAGGCCCTGGCGGGATACGCGCTGCCCGCGGACTACGTCATCCCCAAGAGCGAACACCCCCTCGTCGCCCGGCACCCCGAGACCGACCGCAAACTGCTGTACGTCAACAAGGCCTACACCAGCCGCATCCCGCAGCTTTCCCCCGACGAGAGCCGGGCCCTGCTCGACGTGCTCTTCGACATCATCGCCCGCAGGCCGGTCCTGCACTGCCGCGTCCGCTGGACCCCGGGCACGCTCGTCTTCTGGGACAACCGATGCGTCCAGCACCACGCGACGTACGACTACTACCCCTACGCCCGCTACGGCCAGCGCATCGCCATCAACGGCGGCCCCGTCAAGGGCTGATGCCCTGAAGGGGTGCGGCGTCGTGCCCGGCACTCGGTCCCGCGTACGACGCCTCACCGCGCTGCGTGAGATCAGTGCCGTCCCGATCGACCAAAGCCGAGGGCATGATCCGGACCACACCCGGGACGGACCCTGGCCACCTCCCTTTACATACCGCGTTCACGCCGGTCAGCTCCCACATCGACTCTGGGTGCCCGGTGGCGGAGATCCTCCCCCAGCCTCCGGCCGGGGGTACCCCCGGTCGCGATGACCACGTTGCCGACGCCATCGCCGAGCCGCAACGGCCTCGCGCTTCGCGCTCACCCAGGGCCGGCTGCACCTCTTGGAATCGACGTCCTGGATGCACCCCGGGTGAGACGTCAGGCGCCGTCAGTCCTGTCGGACACCGTCGCGCTGACCGGTGTGCCCGCCTCGACGGTGCGACTGACCGTGCAGAGCCGGTCGTGCGAAGTCTTCACGGCTCGGGGCAGGATGGTGCGGGCGCGTTCCCCCGACGGCCCGTCCGGGAACGCGACAGAGAAGGTGACCTCAAGGTTCGACATCCGGTTGCCGCTCTCGTCCGCGACCTTGTTGCCGGTCACGGCGACGGAGAACGTGGTCGGTTCCTCGTGACGACTCGTGGCGACCTCTACGTCGGCCGCGGTACAACCGCCGATCGCCGCGAGGAACAACTCGACCGGCGTGAAGTCGGCACCCTCGCCAGTGCCGAAGCTCAGCGTGCCCCCGCGGGCATTGGTCACGGTGAACCGGCCCGGGCCGGCCCGCTCGATGGTGACAGAACGCAGCGAATTGTCAGTCATGGCGACGACAGTACTGTCACGCCCTGCGGACCGTCCTCATGCCGTGCCCGCCCATGCACCGAGCACCGATGGCCAGGCGCCGGATGCAGTGGCAGGCAGATTCCGTATGGACAGGCTTGGCCGACGCAGAACCAGCTGTGCCAGCCCAGGAAGGGGTCTCGAACCCGCGCGCAACGGATTCTCCCCTTCCAACGCGCAGAGGCTCCGCCCCTCCAATCGGGGCGGAGCCTCTGCGACCGTGCAGAAGAACAGCCATGTTGCCGAGAGAAACGGCGACAGTGATGCCGCTCACAGAGAGCGTGCTAGGGGTGTTTCGAAAGCCCCGCACAGCACCCACGGCGCCCGGCACGCACTCTCGCCGCACCGGCCGAAATCCGAAGTACATCCAGTACGAGGGCTTTCTTCCGGTCGCCGAGAGCACGCACCGGACACTGCGGGCACCGCACAGGACTTTCGAAGCACCCCCTAGTAGGGCTTGGTCATGTTCGCTTTGGGTGCGTGTCTACTGCTCTGTGAGCGTCGTTGGAATGGTGTGACACCTGAGGAGATGGCCTCGGTCCGGGAGGACTTGGCGGCGTT contains:
- a CDS encoding TauD/TfdA dioxygenase family protein, which translates into the protein MESYELEALEAVTTRPAYPYRTLTVERITPVLGAEVSGVDLSQEIPAEQLEEIRAAFRDHHVLVFRDQTITAEHHRRFAAAFGELRPVNPPPPEGDPYILEIRTTSAAANVAGNGWHADGTADAEPSLGSMLYITETPEPGCGGDTLFANMHLAYDMLSPAMRTHLDPLTAIHDGAQALAGYALPADYVIPKSEHPLVARHPETDRKLLYVNKAYTSRIPQLSPDESRALLDVLFDIIARRPVLHCRVRWTPGTLVFWDNRCVQHHATYDYYPYARYGQRIAINGGPVKG
- a CDS encoding OsmC family protein; the encoded protein is MTDNSLRSVTIERAGPGRFTVTNARGGTLSFGTGEGADFTPVELFLAAIGGCTAADVEVATSRHEEPTTFSVAVTGNKVADESGNRMSNLEVTFSVAFPDGPSGERARTILPRAVKTSHDRLCTVSRTVEAGTPVSATVSDRTDGA